A window of Tachypleus tridentatus isolate NWPU-2018 chromosome 7, ASM421037v1, whole genome shotgun sequence genomic DNA:
AACATTCTTAGTGATGCACTATCGCAGAGGTCTTTTACGTTCTcgttaaaattgaaacaaataaaaatgattatacCCAACATTTAAGTCAAATGCAATAAAAAATCTTAACGAATAGGTTACTCTCTAGGACAGTGCATGTCTTCTAATAGCAATATTACACTGAATAAGCTGCTCTGTATACCGGGGAGAATCGAACCCGTCTTTAAGGgatcataaaaattaataagttttCGTGTACCCAAAAATCTGAAATACAAACTAACGAATAGTTTTTTCCAACAGataattatgaaaagtaattaATTGAACTAAATTACAGAAGCAAATAATCAACAAACAATTTCTTCTCtagtaaattattaaactaaagaTTCCAATAAATTGCAACAAGTGAAAAATTTGGTATTATGGTGTGAAATTAacaaaattgtgaaaaacaaGATACAACGTAATACAAAAGTACTGTAGTTGATAAAGTCGAAATGAGGCTGGCGCATTGTTATAAAAGACATTTTGTACATTCTCCAAACTTCCGTTGTTCGATGCAGGGCGAATGTCCAGTACATGGCACAGCATGGGATAAATATTGACGGTTTCGAAAATTGAATTAATAATGAAGTTTTTCTTGAAACTTGGTCCTCTTGCTAGAAAAAGAGGTCTCATAGATCGTAAACGATTGTCATATCCGTGTTGTCCTATTTTACTTTTAGCGAAATCCTCCGGTGTAGGAGTTCTCTGAAATGGATAAAACAGATGTGTGTAGAGAAAAATAACTTATAGCTTCTTTAAGTGTAAATAATACAGATAACATTCAAAGAAAAAAGTTACTCTCctaacaataatgaaatattttattcagccAACGTTTCGCCATTATATCTTTATCATTCttgtgtaataataaatttaactatTATTGCTTACACTGACATCAATATTTAAAAGAtatgtgtgaaaacaaatataattttcaacatGCTGATGTGTCaattttacactttcttaaataaaagtttagagCAATTTGAAATGGAAATTTCGCCTCACCGTAACTATGAAATATCCTTCGTCAGCTACAGCTATGATGGGCATTATTCGTCTGTGGTTCTTATAATGAAACCTGTCTGGTATATCTTGTTTTCTGTACACCGTCATGTTTGGGTGAGCATTCTTCAACCTCTCATATACGCTGGCCTCTCTTCCTTTTATAGGCATAATTGCAGCTACAGCTCCAAAATCTGGTATTATTTGTATGTCATCCTCTAAACTTATATAATCGTTCAAGACAATTATGTGGTTGGAATCAAGAGTTATGTTCGTCATTCCGTGGTCACTTACAAGAATGAGGTTTATTTCTTCTAACAAGTTAGAACTTTTCAATTTTTCCAAAATATAACCAAGGGTATCATCTACAGCTTTTACCGCTTCTTCCACACCGGAACTGAAAACTCCGTACTGATGTCCCGCAGAATCCGGCTCGTGGAAATATAATAGCACAAGTTCAGCGTTTTCCTTGAGTAACCAGTCAATAGCTGTGTCTACTCGCATTTTGAAAGAAATCGATTTATTGTAAACTAAGGACAAGTCAGGTAATATGTTTTTCAATTGAACGTTAGATCCAGGCCAGAAATACGTCCCGACTTTCACTCCTTGTAATTTTGCTGTTGTCCATATTGGTTCTCCGTCATCCCACCATTTACTTTCAGTATTTCTAATGTTGAAAGTTTCGTTGAACAGCGGATCATACATCGAGTTACTGACTATTCCGTGGCTCTCTTCGTACAGACCTTACAAGACAAAAGAATTTTATCACTTATTCGCTGTTTCCGTGTGCTGTTCTAAACAGAAACAGCTTGATGATTTATTATACATCAGTACAAACCTCATTTTGTACAGAATCGTGAAAGAAAACCATATGTTGTTGACATGTTATGTTTCATAGTTGTAACGCTACTATAATGGATTATCTGTTAACAGCgccagattttaacgttgtaagctgGTAAGCGGATCGATAACCCACAGATAAGAAGAAAGGGCGCCCGTTTTCTGATATGTGACTAACTACATTCAATGGGCTTGTTACATAGGATTTAAAAACACGTTTTATCAATtccgatttgtttgttttgttttattaaaagataCAAATGCCATCTTACCAAACTttgttgagaaataaaaaatagagtAGATCTTGTtaaaccattttaaacatatcttaAGTTATTATGTGATACAAAAAACAACCAATCTTGTGTTGGGATATTAAGTTATTATGTCATACTTAAAAATAGCCAATATGGTCGTAggttattaagttattttattgtacacaaaaacagggcccggcacggccaagttgGCCAGGgtgctcgtaatctgagggtcgcgagttcgaatcctcgtcgcatcaaacctGGTCGCCTTTTAAgcctatgggggcgttataatgtgacgatcaggcccactattcgttggtgaaagagtagcgcaaaatttggcggtgggtgatgatgactagttgcttttcctcttgtcttacattgctaatttagagacggttagcgccgATAGCCGTattgtagctgtgcgcgaaatacacaaacaaacgcaaaacaGTCCACCTTGtgttgttattgtaaattatgcCGTAAAAAACAGCCCACCTGCTGTTGAAATGTTAAGTTATTGTGTCACACACAGAAACAACCAATCTAGTGTTGGGATATTAAGgtacacagttttaatacatAAGCTGTATACTGCAACAGCCTTGGATCATTACATCTTGAATGAAACTGGGATCGTATGTAATCCCACCGCTATTTCCAGTATTTTGCTGACatcatatctttattttctaCGTATTTGTGGCTACTTTTACTATCCAAGATGAAAGGAGACTACAACAGTTCTGCagcaaattttaaacattaagctCTTAGTATAGTGTATCTGTATAATGTGTAAGTCGATGGTTATacgaaacatttgtattattactaTCATTACAGAACAAAACGAatactttactttatattttatatgtaaatacagtatTGGTATTGTATGAagttgttaaacattatttattggtCGTTagatttttgtttctgttgatttaCGACTAGTGCGCCCCTATTGTTTTGTTCATTCCCCATGCGTGTGTCTGTGTTTCGTACAGCTGagacacatcgggctacctgctgtgtccaccgagtgtaattgaacccctgattttagggttgtaaatccgaagtctTAGTGCTCTTTTAGCAAGGGGCTTCATTCCACATGCTTGGTGTAAACAATTCAGAAgaaatttcattatgtatttacaAGATTATAGAAAGACATAGTGCACCTGACGCTATTTTTTACAACTCCTTGTAGATTAAAGGCTtagacaattaaaaaacaaatatacaccaATCtctcattaaacaaataaaaaagtaccAGTCCATTCTAATTATCACATTAGATGTCACATCACGCTGCCATTAACACGACTTGCATCATCCAGTTAccagtttatatataaatacatattattatctAATATTCATAATCTTCTTACTGTTTTGCGATTTATTGTCTCAGTTTAGTATGAATTGATTTGTCGCGTTTATCGATCAGTTATCTTTATTGTAATAGCACTTCTTTAAGTACAGGATTTcgaaaaacatacaaaataattataattcgaGACACTGAAATCCATAAGTCTACTTAATTAAGCCTAGACTACGTACGGCCTATGTGGGATAAAGAGataaactaaaaatgtaatttgtgtatgtttttatgcTTCAGTTTAGTTAGGATTAAACTGCCATTTTTAATACTATGAGTAGACTATTGGTTTTGAATTTGAAGATACGAGAATTTACTCAGTTAAGTGAGCAAATTATTACAATCAACAGAAAAATAGTATGTAATTAGCAGTTAATGATATCATCagggatttaataacaaaagaaggaagggtaatgttttcctttattcAATTTTTGCTTCCATAATATTTGTCCTCAGCTATTAGAATTTCACCTTGCAAAAGAACAGCCATACAAAGACAACTTGTACCAAAGCTGTAAAGGTACGAGAGAGTTTCTTTCAATTGTTGTTGTAGTTTCACAACGGCATGACACTAAAACAAGGCCAAGCATGTATAAACATTATAGAAAAATCCTTGTAACATATAACCTTTATGTAAACTTGAGGATTAGTGCACTCCAGAGTTCTCTCCATCGATGTAAAACCAATCATTTATATAACCATTTTACCACACTTTTAGATACAAGTGAAGctgttatgattttaaaaattactgaagTATTGCGAAGCTACTGCTGTTTTAATGTAGGTGCTTCATCATCATATAACAGTTTTTAACCCTTGTTTTCATCTTGGGTGTTAATGTGATTCTTTTTTCAGGAGAAATGAAGAAGTAATTTGCCTTTCTTTTCTTATGTTACTCCCGTATACTGTAAAACTTTCCCTTTGTCCCTTTTAAGAAATCCACACAATTAGAATAGCAGAAATAAGACAGTATAAACGTATTACCGTTTACAAATTAGTCTTTCTTTAATAggtaaataaaatcattttagctAAAAGCCCCACCTACCTCATGCAAAGTTCATGCTGTTCATAAATAGGtagtttaacaacaaaaagtacGTTTCGGGTGAAATTTGTAACATATTAAAAACCCCATACATTGGTTTTgttttagtgttgttgttgtttttataacaaatagaatCAGCATGACCACAGTCTTAAGCGAAGAGTGCTCAACTTCAAATTTCATTAGGCCTTAGTAAATTTCACTAAATAAACACGTTATATCAAAAACAGAACttagaagagaaagaaaaaaaaagataaagagaAGGCTTGGTTATTTCAGCACCTACATAACACCACTACCATTGAGTGGAAACCTAGCTATCCAACTGAACTGCAAAGatacaaatgaagaaaaaaatcaatCTTAGTGATATAAACTTTACGTGTTTGCTAAACCTTTaacactttcaaaaggtggacctttcttcttcagaaaaaGAAATGACCACATTTTGAAAATGCTCGTGTTAtatggtttttattcatttctatcaagacttcttgaacctacgcgTTTTTCTAACGTAATGAATGCTAaatcttgaaaatatttcaatgtttaggTTCATCCAGACTGTTTCGGTGTGAATGGTATCTATACGCGACTTAAACGGCGTGGAGTTGAAGGAATTTTCTTCTAATACTCAAAGAGCCGAAATGAAACACAAGATAAATCATGCCTTCTTGTTATTAAAAACGGAAggaaacacaatatatatatatatgaattatttcaaCGAAATCCGAATACGTACGTATTTATGTAACTGCACTCGATTCTTAAGCATTTTCCGAGGAAAGGAGCTGTTACTCATGCTCCGCCAATGATAATTGCTGCTGCTTCTAG
This region includes:
- the LOC143257471 gene encoding ectonucleotide pyrophosphatase/phosphodiesterase family member 5-like isoform X1 translates to MLLHNSIKLVFVFGIYTLVGLDCVTTRQKVLLVSFDGFRYDYLGKYATPNFDFVANTGVRAQFGVRTAFVTKTFPDHYTIATGLYEESHGIVSNSMYDPLFNETFNIRNTESKWWDDGEPIWTTAKLQGVKVGTYFWPGSNVQLKNILPDLSLVYNKSISFKMRVDTAIDWLLKENAELVLLYFHEPDSAGHQYGVFSSGVEEAVKAVDDTLGYILEKLKSSNLLEEINLILVSDHGMTNITLDSNHIIVLNDYISLEDDIQIIPDFGAVAAIMPIKGREASVYERLKNAHPNMTVYRKQDIPDRFHYKNHRRIMPIIAVADEGYFIVTRTPTPEDFAKSKIGQHGYDNRLRSMRPLFLARGPSFKKNFIINSIFETVNIYPMLCHVLDIRPASNNGSLENVQNVFYNNAPASFRLYQLQYFCITLYLVFHNFVNFTP
- the LOC143257471 gene encoding ectonucleotide pyrophosphatase/phosphodiesterase family member 5-like isoform X2, producing the protein MFGNLNQILWKLEHCQRVRFVKPLLKTQPGLYEESHGIVSNSMYDPLFNETFNIRNTESKWWDDGEPIWTTAKLQGVKVGTYFWPGSNVQLKNILPDLSLVYNKSISFKMRVDTAIDWLLKENAELVLLYFHEPDSAGHQYGVFSSGVEEAVKAVDDTLGYILEKLKSSNLLEEINLILVSDHGMTNITLDSNHIIVLNDYISLEDDIQIIPDFGAVAAIMPIKGREASVYERLKNAHPNMTVYRKQDIPDRFHYKNHRRIMPIIAVADEGYFIVTRTPTPEDFAKSKIGQHGYDNRLRSMRPLFLARGPSFKKNFIINSIFETVNIYPMLCHVLDIRPASNNGSLENVQNVFYNNAPASFRLYQLQYFCITLYLVFHNFVNFTP